One segment of Rosa chinensis cultivar Old Blush chromosome 6, RchiOBHm-V2, whole genome shotgun sequence DNA contains the following:
- the LOC112169139 gene encoding monothiol glutaredoxin-S6, with protein sequence MDTITSMVTGKSVVIFSKSTCCMSHSIRSLIAGYGANPTVYELDQIPNGQVIERVLVEQLKCEPSVPAVFIGQQFVGGANQVMTLQLRNQLAPRLLAANAIWVWNQQ encoded by the coding sequence ATGGATACGATAACAAGCATGGTGACCGGAAAGTCAGTGGTGATCTTCAGCAAGAGCACATGTTGCATGAGCCACTCCATCAGGTCACTGATAGCAGGGTACGGGGCGAATCCAACAGTGTATGAGCTTGATCAAATCCCAAATGGGCAAGTAATAGAGAGAGTACTAGTTGAGCAGCTGAAATGCGAACCAAGTGTGCCAGCTGTTTTCATAGGCCAACAGTTCGTTGGTGGAGCTAATCAGGTCATGACCCTCCAACTCAGAAATCAGCTTGCGCCTAGGCTCCTAGCGGCCAATGCCATTTGGGTCTGGAACCAACAGTAG